Genomic window (Planktothrix serta PCC 8927):
TGCTATTAACCATACTATTAGTCGCCGAATTGTTCGTTTTGCTGAATTTCATAACGCTGATGTTGTGATTGAGGATTTGGAAGGTTGTCGTAAAACCATGAAACAGAGCCAGAAATCTCGTTCTGATTCTGGTCAATCTCGACATAATTGGTCTTATTATTCTTTGGAACAAAAACTTAATTATAAGTTGGCTCTAAAAGGATTGAAATTAATCAAAAGACCTGCACCATATACTTCCAAATCTTGCTCAACTTGTGGTGTTATTGGCAAAAGAAATCGACATGATTTCAATTGCCCTAACGGTCACTACCATAATTCCGATCTTAATGCTGCACGAAACCTATCTCAATGGGACGGTTTCTCATGTGATTTGAACCTAAAGAGAGATGCTTCTGTAATGGATTCATCCGGTTTAGATCATGGGGTGCTTGGCACACCCCTGAACTCGATGAATACAGTTAAACAAGAGTATATTCAACTATCTCTGTTTGACTGGGCTAGATACGAGAATCCCACCCCTTAGCGTAGCGTAGGGGTGGGAGTGTCAAATCTCGCTCAAAGTCAAGATTGTCAGCAATTCTACACCTTCGATGAAAAATTCATTAAAAATGCCAGAGAGCTAACCAATTGTGAGGTCAAAAAACCAGGGGATTAAGAAGAGATCAGAAAAATGGTGGGACGGGTGTATTTTCTGCGGCTGGAGGGGGTGTGGGAGGTATGGGGGGAGAAATCTTCTTTGCTGGCATCCGAATCACCAACCCGACAGCTATAATGGCGAGAAAGCAGGCGTCTGGAGAACGTGATGCAAATTACCTTAAACAAAGAACAAGAGGGATTTATCGCTGCTCAATTAGCCAAAGGCAACTTTAGCCATCCTGATGAAGTGGTGAATGCCGCGTTTAAATTGCTCGAAAAATTACAAAGTATTTTTTAACCCGAAATCTGACAGCAGGGGAGCGGTTTTTTCAAGAATTTAATCGTAAATGTAAATACTTAACCCAGTTTCCTTATTTGGGAAAAAGTTACGATTATTTATTGGCTGACTTGCGCGGTTTACCTTTAGATGGCTACTTTTGGCACAGTTGCAGGATGAGCAAAAATGGGAAACCCGTTTTGCTACCACGACAGACGATCAATTTGGGAATTAACGGTTAAATCGATTTCAAATTGTTCTGCACCCAGTTGATATTATTAGAGGCGTGGGATATGTTAGGCTTTAATCGGTTTAGTTTTAATCGCCATCATTAAGGAGATAAAAACATGACACCCTTAATTTTAAATAACTCAGAAACTACCCCGATTACCCCTGAACAATTCTATCAACTTTGTGTTGCTAACCGAGACTTACGATTAGAACGCACCGCTAAAGGAGACTTAATTATTATGCCACCCACAGGAGGGGAAACCAGTAAGCGTAATTCCGATATTAACCTAGAATTAGGATTATGGAATCGGCAAACCCAATTAGGCATAACTTTTGACTCATCCGGCGGATTTACACTTCCTAATGGAGCCGATTTTTCCCCGGATGCGGCTTGGATACCGTTAGCTAAATGGGAATCTTTAACAGCAGAACAAAAAACTAAATTTTTACCTTTATCCCCTGATTTTGTTATAGAATTGCGTTCTCCTAGTGATTCTTTAAAACTCTTACAATTAAAAATGCAGGAATATATTGATAATGGGACTCGTTTAGGTTGGTTAATTAATCCGAAAAATCATCAAGTCGAAATTTATCGCCCCGAAACAG
Coding sequences:
- a CDS encoding Uma2 family endonuclease, whose product is MTPLILNNSETTPITPEQFYQLCVANRDLRLERTAKGDLIIMPPTGGETSKRNSDINLELGLWNRQTQLGITFDSSGGFTLPNGADFSPDAAWIPLAKWESLTAEQKTKFLPLSPDFVIELRSPSDSLKLLQLKMQEYIDNGTRLGWLINPKNHQVEIYRPETEKQILENPIMLSGEDILPGFVLNLQLIW
- a CDS encoding ribbon-helix-helix domain-containing protein; the protein is MQITLNKEQEGFIAAQLAKGNFSHPDEVVNAAFKLLEKLQSIF